In Kaistella sp. 97-N-M2, the sequence ACCGCGATGCGCGAAACGTACGCACACCTGGGTGAAAATGACCGGCAGGCGATGTTCCCGGTACGGAAGAGCATTGAAGTGGGAAGAAAGAACCGGAATTTCAGACATCTGGTGTACGCCTACGAAGACGCGATTTATTTTTCACCCGACAGGCAAGTAAAACTCAAATATTCGGACAGTGCTGTGCAGGCAGCATACAGAACGAAGGATGAAGCCCTAATCAGCAAGGCCTTGCTGGGAAGAGGTATTGTGTGGTATTTTAATTATCGGCAGTACGGAAGAGCACTGCACAATTATCTGGAGGCGGATACGCACGCGCAGAAAAGCCGGGATAAATATCTGATCTATAAAGTAAAATATCATATTGGAGCTGTAAAAAGTTTTTTGGGCTACCACCGTGAGGCACTGGAAAATTTTCGGGCATGCAACCAATTTTTCGCGGCGGAGCTGAAATCTGCGCAACATCCCACTTTCATCTACAACAATACAAAAGGGTATCTGAACAGCCTTCATCAGATGTGCATCAGCCACCGTCAGCTTGGGGAACTTGACAAGGTGGACAGCCTGCTCGAACGCACCGCCCCGTACCGGGATCAACCCGATTTCGCGCAGGAGAACGGTTATTTTCTGAAAGAACAAGGTATTCTTTCTTTTCACCGCGGGGATTTCCGCGCCTCCCTGAGGGCTCTGCTTCCGGCTGCCGCCATCATTAAAAGTAAAAAAGATGAAGGTGTGCTGGCAGTGACTTACTATTATATCGGCACAGCCTACCTGAAACAGCAGCAACGGGGAAGAGGCATACCCTATATGGAGAAGGTCGATTCCCTTTTCAGGAGAAACGGTGTTATGTTTCCAGAAGTGCGTGCAGCCTATGAATTTCTGCTTAAGGATGCGGAGACCACCGGGAAACCGGATAAAACGGCCCGACACACGGCTCAGTTGCTGAAAGCCGACAGCATTTTTCAGGTAGACCTGCCGTATCTGTCGTCACGTATTTACCGGGAATATGACACAAAGACGCTGCGGAGTGAAAAGGAAGAGCTGCAGAAGGCTAGGGCTGCTGACAACGGATTTATAATTTTCTCGCTCGCCCTCAGCGGAGCGCTGCTTGTATTTCTGCTGAACGCCTATATCAGACAGCGCATTATTGTGCAAAATTACCAAAAGCTCCAGCAGCGGCTTCAGCAAGAGGCAGCAGCGGCATTGACTGTAACGGAGCAGCCTGATCCCGGTCGCAGGATGGAATACAGTCCTGAAATTGTGCAGAAAATACTGATAAAACTCGAAAAGTTTGAAAAAGAGGCCGGTTTCACCTCCCCTAAAATTACCCTGCTGAGTCTCGCGGCAAAATTAGGCACGAACAAAAACCATTTGTCCTATGTAATTAACGAGTACAGGAACATGCACTTCAGCACCTACCTTACAACACTTCGGATCAATTATATCACGCACCTGATGAATACTGACCCGAAGTACCTTAAGTTTCATAACGAAAGTCTCGCAGAGGAATGCGGTATCCGGTCACGGCAGCATTTTTCGAGGATGTTTCATGAGATTAACGGTATTAAACCATCTGACTTTATCCGTGAGAAAAAGAAAGAACTAAATATTAACTGAAATCGAAGCTGATTCTACCAAAAAATGCCTATGAATTCAAAAATACTTCTTGAACAGACCGCCGAATTATGGAATGAACTGCAATATAAAATCAGGTCTTTAAACAGGACAGATCATAATGACCTTGTGCAGGCACAGTATGGGCTGGCGGAAACGGATGAGGTGATCCGAAAGCTGAAGTCGTGGGTTCTTGAACACCGCTTTGACTGCTGGGAAAGTGAGATTTTGTTCTTTAGAGAGCTCAAGCCTAAGTTCATCGCGCGGTTTATTTATTATTCCCGGATTGTATCGCTGCTGTCGTCTCTTCCCATGTCTGGGTCTAAGTATAAAAAGAAAATGTATGAGGCCGAATTCGAAACTTTGCAGCAGTTCTCGCGCGAAAACAGTGCTTTTATCAGTTATTACCGGCGGAAAGCGTCTTATCTAGATCTAAAATATTTTGTTCGTTTCAGGTATGACCTTGATGTAAAACTCGCAACGGATATTCACAGCTACGACGACAGGTTTTCGACCTCGCATGATCACCTGATCGCTCATATCCTCGCCAATGATGACTACGAAGCCTTTCTTAAACAACAGATCCGGAATCTTGAGCTTGCTTCAGAGGGTGAACGGGCAAAGGTCAGCGGCCTGCAGTGGACCGCGTCCAAAGCTGCTCTTACTGAACTTGTGTATGCGCTGCACCATACCCGCTGTTTTAACGGAGGTTCCGCAACACTGGCTGAAACGGTGAAGTTTTTTGAGGAACACTTTTCCGTTAATCTGGGGAATTACCATAACACCATGGGAGAAATAAAAAACCGAAAAATAGACCGAACTAAATTTCTTCATCAACTCAGCGAAAATCTCAAAGATTACCTGGACGCTGCGGACGAGATGCGGTAGACCATTCCATTGTGTGGTCGGAAAACGGCTTTTGGGCAGGAAATTGGAGTGAAGCGTTAAAGGTGCGCTACAGCAAATTTTTGCAGGTTTTTGAATGTGCAGGTGGAGTATTTTGATGGTATAGACGGTTGGTGAGCAATTCTTAGGAAGACTTTTTTAATGCGATGTTGGAAACTTTTTGGAAGGAAATGAAGACGGGAGTAAAGCTGGCGTAGAAAAGTTCAAATTATTTATAACGTCCGCTGCAAAAAATAAATAAAACTGATTTGACATTGTAGTATTCGATATACCAATTCGCTAAAATAAAAAAGAAATTCCTTAAGGACATTAATATCGATGTGAAATTTGCGAACGGAATATAAAGTAAATCTAATTTTTGCGGGACCGTAACGGGGAATACCGTTAAACGAAATTTTTTAGGTATTATCTGCTTAAAAATAAAGTAAAATCTATATAGGTAATTTTCTGGTTTAAACCGTTCATTATTAAGGTGTTTTCACGCGTATATTTTTCTGGGCCTTTGGTAATTTTGTGGTAACACAAAAACCTAGGTGATGAAAACACAAATACTATTTTTTAAAAAATACGTGTTGATAATTTGTTTTACTCTTATATCCACGTGTTATTTCGGACAGACACTGGTTGGATATCCCTTTGGCAAATAATCTGAATGCCAATCAAGGTCCTATAGATATCACCAATCCAAGTGTAAGATATTATGATCCACCGAATGTTGTAGCACCAATTTTTTTTCTTAACCATTTATTGTTTCAGAACAATTTAGATGAAGTCCGATTTTCTTTTAATGCTCCTTCAACCTATAGTGATGGTATTATATTTCAACTTCACATCGGAATAGGCGGATTAGGTTTTGGTTCTGTAAGCGGGAATATAAAAGTCTATATGCAGGTTGACAGTCTTCCGGAAGCCCTCATTGGAGAAAAAAATCTAAATGCATCGGTTTTTATTGCGGGAGGTGATGCGGATGATTTTTCAATTGCTCTTACAGGTTTAACTGTAAATTCCCTCGTTAAAATAAGAGTTGTTGGAGCGAGCAGCACAGGCGGTGCTACAATTAATTTTTTTGGAGTCAATGATCTAAAATTAGTTAAGGATGTAACCTCTATTTCCGTTAGAGGTACCAAGGTTCCACAACCTCCATTGATTAACCATAATGATCCTGCATCGGTAATTAATGATACTGATTTTGGCAGTGTTCTGACTAGTGACATCCCGGTGGATAAAACATATCGCATAACAAATACAGGCTCGCGGACGTTGAAAATAAGTTCACTTCAACTGATCCCAAACGATGTCGGATTCAGTATAATAGGAACTGTTCCAAATACCATTTCTGTAGGCCAAAACGCAACCTTTACGGTACGCTTTGTTCCCGCAGATCAGGGTATAGCAACATCAGAAATTGTTATTGCAGCGAACATTACACCTAATAATCCGTTCCGTTTTGAAGTTAAAGGCAATGGAAAAAGCTGCAACCTTGAACCTGTTCCCATATTAGTTCAAAATTTTGAAACATCGGGATCAAATCTCAGTGCTGTTTTGATTAGTGGAATCCCTGGTTCAACAGGTAATACATCTAATTCTCCTAACCCCATTATACAAGGAGTTAGTGGTCTTTATCCGTCTTCTACCAATTTATTTGCGGCAGGATCGTCTACCAGATCATTATTTGTAAGGGGTCATGGTACAGACGAAAGTGGCGTAACGGGAACAAATGACGTCACTTTAGAATTTGGACCGATTGATATCACCGGACAACAGGAAGTAAGTGTGAATTTTGAAGTCGCTGCTTTTTCGAGTTCGAATGTGGGGTCAAGTGGCAATACTACTGGATCAGGTGTAAATGGATATGACTACGTTCTGTTGCAGGTATTGAAAAAAGATGGTATAACTTGGTCTGATGAAATTAAATTGTACGGATCCGGTTCAAATGCTTCCAATGAATGGGCTGACAGATCTTATAAATATGGCCTTGGCGGAACCTTAATTCCCGAAAGTTCTTTTGATGGAGTGTTGGTAACCATCAACAATACAGGCACGATGAAATACGGTAAATTTAAACTTAATATTCCAACTTCAGAACTTACTAATAACTTTAAATTTCGAATCGTGGCAAGGACCGGAAGGTCTCGTGATAAAGTTAATACAGGCAAGCAATTTAACCGAAATTTATGGCTCATCGACAACGTTCACGTTGATGCCGGAAACGCCAAATCCAAGACGTGGACCGGCGCGGCCTGGACAGGAGACGATACAAGCCGGCCGACGTCGCGCGAGAAAGCAGTATTTGCAGGAAATTATAATTTTGCAGGAAGCCAGGCGTCAGATTTGTCAGTATGTGAATGTGAAGTTAACAATGGCGTTAATCTTACCATTCCCGCGGGCAGAATGCTCAGTGTGCGTAATAAAATCATCAACGCAGGAGCGGCGGACAACTTTATTGTAGAAAGCGACGGTAACCTGCTGCAGGAAGAAAACAGTATTGTGAACGCGAATAATATTACGTCGAAAAGGCTTATAAAAATTGGCAGTGCGCGCAACCAGTACAATTATTTGGGAACACCGGTCGATTTCCAGACGGGAGAATCGTTCCAAACCATCTTCCCCGGCTCCAGCACAACGGTCCTTTATCATAATCAGGCGACAAATTATTTCTCAACTTCCTCCGGCGTGAATATTCCGGGACGTGGTTTGGCGGTAAAAGAGCCCACCATTTCTGCTGCCATTCCGGCAACCGCTACCAATACAACGGGAATATTCAAAGGTGTGCCGCAAAACGGAGCGATCACGATTGCGGTGGCGAATAAAGATACGGGCGTTAATACCTATGGATATAATTTGATAGGAAATCCTTATCCGTCCAATATCGATCTTCTGAAATTGTATGATCTTAATGGCGGCAGAACAGGTTCGTCTCAGATTGAATCGCCGAATATCAGTGCGACATTTTACTTCTGGGACAATACGGGAAACACGCAGATGACCCAGCAGGGAAGCGGGTACGGCGGTCAGGCCTATGCGATATTCAACGTTTTGTCCGGTGTAAACGGAACCGGAACAAAATCGATGCTCGGTTCGAAAGTGCCGACCAATATCGTGAAAGTAGGGCAGGGCTTTATGACAAGATCTCTGATCGCCGCGTATAATTTCAAATTCAATAACAGCATCAGAACAAATTCTACGTCCGTGGTTGATTTTCTAGGCCAAAGACAAGCGGGAATACAAGATGACCGGTACTGGCTTCAAATGACCGCACCGTCGGGAATTACATCGACGATCGCGATTGTTTATTACGCGGGCGGCAACAATTTGTTCGGCGCGGAAGATTCCCGCAGCCTGGGCGGGTCCGATGCCCTTTACAGCCGCGTGGAAAGTGAAAAAGTTGCCATCGACGGAAGAAGCGCTTTTGTGAAGACGGATGAAGTACCGTTGGGAACGCAGCATTATGCAGAGGGCAACTATACGCTCAGCCTGGATGCGGCGGAAGGCCGCTTCGCGAACGGGCAAAACATTTATCTGAAGGACGTTCGGACGGGCATTATTACGAACTTAAGTGCCGGATCGTACACTTTTGCCGCAAGTGCGGGCGCCAGTACGGGCAGGTTTGAAATCATCTACGAGCCCGAGGCAGTTTTAGCCACGGATTCGGCCGTGAAGGACGATGTTCTGGTTTACCGCAAAGGCGGTGATTTCGTTGTAAAAGCCGCCTCGAAAGCAATAACTACGCTGGAAATGTACGATGCGGTGGGACGTTTGCTATACAAAGCGCGGCCAAACACCACCGAGGTCACCGTTCCGGCGGAACGATTCCCGGGTGGTGTTTATATCCTGCGAATTGACCAGCACGGTTTGCTGACGATGAAAAAGGTGATGAAATAAAAACATTGCATGCTGGTGTCTTTAATCTCAAATCTTTTCGGTTTGAGATTTTTTTTGTGAGCGCGCTGTGCCATTATGGACGGAATTAATTCTTAGGAATTTCAATTATTGCGAAAAATATTTTTCGTTAAAATAGGTATTGAGATAAAAATTGTTAATCAAAAAAGGTGTTTTCACCCTGAAAGTGAAGGTGTTCTTTCCCTAAATTTGGTAGTATTTTATAGTGATTGTACAGATTCTATAAAATACAAACCAACACAAAACACAAATTGATGAAAAATTTTTATTTACTCCCATTGCGGGTGTCATTGCTATTGTGCGTGCTTTTCAGTTCACCTCTGCTGCTTGGACAAACCAGAACTGAAGCGGCACAACTTAACAAAGTTTCAAACAGGATTGATATCAGAAGACTTAGCAATAGGACTTTGCAGACTCTCAAGTCCAAAGATTTAAACAAAGTACTTGTAACATCTGATAGTTTGCCGTTGGATGTAATGAAAAGTAAGAGAGAAGTTTTATCCAGAAGGAACGCCACCTCAAAAACGTTTGTAAATGAGGATGATAGCTTTACCTCTTTGATTGCTGCAGGCCCTATCCATTATCGGAATAATGGAAAGTGGGAAGATATTGTAACTTCCATCAAAAAAGAAAAGGCAGGTATTTACGGTTACAGTAACAAAGCCAATATAATGGAGTCCTACTATGGTGAAAATTCGAGAACGGGTATAAAATCTGTCATAAAAGAAGGCGAACTGACAGAGTTTCTAAATACTAGCATGTATTGGGAAAAAAATGGAGTTGCTATTAATAAAATTGCAAACTCAGGAGCGCCCGCGACCCTAAAAGCGGATGAACTTTATTACAAAAATATCTATGGAACGATTTCGGCAGAGTTTAAATCGCTTACGGGAAAAAGAAAACTCACTTATGTCATTCCCGATATTTTAGCACTCGGCAAAATTCCCGCAGAGGCAGAATATTTGGTCTTTTCGGAAGATATTCATTTACCACAAGGATGGAAGTACAAATTAAATGGCAATGTTCTTCTGCTTGAAGATACACAGGATGAACCTGTTTTTCTTTATCATGCGCCGGTTGTTTTTGAAGAATATCTGAGCAGTGAAAAATTTCAATTGACAAAAGATAAACCTGTTCATATTGAAGTTAAAGTCAAAGGAAATATAATTACTTATTTGCTCAAAATAAAACAAAGTTGGCTGAACGATGATTCGCGAATATTTCCTTTAGCTATTGATCCCTCCATTAGTGCGTATCCCAAAAATGAGGTTTATTCTTCGGGTCTATGTGATTCGAGCGGTGTCGGTTTTGATGACATTATCCAAATTGGATACTGGTATAATGATGAAATTGATGGGTATGTTCGTTTTGATCTCTCAGCGATTCCCGCTGGTTCTACCATTACTTCAACTACATCAAGATTGTGGAGATATAATGGTCAGGGCGTAATGAGTGGCAGTAGAAACTATATTCCCGGAAGCAGTAATCTAGATCCTCGTCATTGGTTGGCTTATCAAAATTCAGGAGTATTTGGCTATTATTATGAAGATATGTTTTATTCGTATACAGGAAATCTTTCTACTGCCAATTCTACAAACTTCAATACTAATAATCAGTTTAAAGATAACATATTTAGTGCTGCCGGTAGGACGAATGTGCAAAATGGATTAGCAGATGGGTATGTAAATATTTTATTTTATCCGACTGGAAATGCTTGGACTCCAATAAATGGCGCAGGCAATTATGGAGTTTTTTACGGTTACAGTGCTGCTACTAACAGAAAGCCATATCTTAATATAACTTATACTTCTGCATGTTCTACCATTACATCTGCATCGTCAGACAGATATATTAACGACGTAAAATTTTTAGGAACGTTAAATCCTGATACAGATCAAACTTCTGATTACACCTCCCCAGGTTATAAAGATTACAGAGCGGCAAGCGCGAAAGCAAAGCAGATACCAGGAGGAGGTATTAATGTTTTTATAAACACGACTGGTAGTGCTTCAGTCCGTCCAAGTTATATTAAGGCTTGGGTTGATTGGAATAAAGATGGCATTTATGATCCGGTTACTGAAAAAGTATTTGATTCGGGAAGTGTTTTGACGGTTTCAACCACCTTTGGCTACGTTGTGCCTTTGGGTACTCTTGCCGGAAATTATAATATAAGGCTACGAAATTATTACTACGACTATCAATATGATAATGATGGATATTATTTTGGACCTTGCGGTCCCCGAGCAAATGGAGAAACAGAAGATTACAGTTTCGATGTAATTCCAGATTGTGCGGCGAAAATTACTGGCGTAACAAATGGTCAACGGTGCGGTTCGGGTACAGTCACTTTATCTGCAACAAAATCTGCAACGGCCACAGGATTTGAGTGGTACAGTTCTGAATTTGGCGGGAGTGTTCTAGGTACTGGAAATACATATACCACAGTTGCTCTTTCTGAGGGCACTTATACTTATTATGTTAGTGCAACTAATGGGACTTGTATCTCTGGTAAAAGAACACCAGTAAAAGCCGTAGTTAGTCCTACACCAAATATCACATTTTCCACCTCTAATCCTGATATATGTGGTAATGTAGCTTCAATAATAGTTACATCTTCAGGTGATAAACAGGAGGTGGAGTTATTTACAGAGACTTTCGAAAGTGGTCTCGGAAAATTTACTTCAAATTCTTTAATCGATAATGGTACGACTGTTAACGCTGCAACAGTTTGGCAAAACAAGAGTAGCACATTTATTCCGACTGGAGCGGTTTGGTATCCGGCAATTAACTCCGGTTCTAACAAATTTGCTTTCGCGACTTCAGACGTATTGCCTGTTTCGCAGCCTGATTATTCAATCAATACTGCTTTAACATATTCGTCTGTGGTTATCAATACGACTGGATATCTAAATCTAAAATTATCCTTCGATGGATATTATTCATATTTTGGAACATCCGGCGAAGGATTATTCGTTGAGGTTTCTACAAATGGTACTACGTGGTTTACTGCACGAAATTTTAACTCAAATATTGGGATAGGAACTCGATTTGAAACCAAAGAAGTTGATTTATCTGCATACATTAATCAACCCAATCTGAGACTACGGTTCAGATACATGGCGGGTTGGGCTGATGGGGTTGCGATTGACAACATTAGACTGTATGGCGACAAGCCACTTGCAACCAATTTCACATGGTCAGGAGATACAGGTACTATTTACAACGCTGCCGATTGTGTTTCAGCAGTTCCATCCGGCGGAGCCGCTTCCGTTTGCGTCAAACCAAATAGTGCAGATTTAGAAGTAAAGGAAAACTGGAACGTTAACGCCACTGCGAATTTAAGTAATGGATGTTCCGCCACCGCAACTATAATAATTCCGAACAACAGCAAGATATGGAATACAACTGCCACAGACTGGTTAACAAATAATTGGAAGCCTAATAGCTCAGTTCCGATAGCGGACAAATGCGTCATCATCAAATCGCCCGTTAATATTTTATCTTCAACGAACGCGGTAGCCAAAAACCTTCGTATTGAGAGCACCGGCAAATTGAACATTGCGGCTAACGGATCTTTGACGGTTACGGATGGCATCATCAACCAGGCCACAGATGCAGATCTCGTTATCGCTTCAGATGGCAACCTGAAACAGGTTACCGACGTGCCGGCATCTCCCAACACGGGTTCGGCTACAGCCACACGAAATATAAAATTCCGAAATAACGCGAGGGCTGAGTACAATTATCTGATCTCGCCTGTGGTTGGACAAAGGCTGAAAACCATCTACCCAGGCATTTCGTATGTCCTGTATCATAATGAGGTCAATAATATGTTTGGCAACTCTTCCGGCGCCTATATTCCGGGCAGGGGCCTTGCCGTAAAAGAGGCTACCATGGCGGGTGTCAGCGCGAATAATGTGGATGCCACCTTTAAAGGTGCTCTTGCCAACGGTATTATCAATTTCCCAATGGCCTATACGGACGCTGCGCATGGATACAACCTCGTGGGAAATCCGTATCCTTCCAACATTAACCTGCAGACCTTTTATACGCTGAACAGCGGCAAAATATCGTCTACCATCTATTTTTGGGACAACGCTGCGAATAATGTGTACCAACAGCAGGGAAGCGGGTACAATGGCAGAGCTTATGCCGTGCTTAATGCTTCCAACGGAATGGGAAATGCTGCGGGTTATCTTCTCAGTCCTCAGGAAACTCTTAATACTAAGGTACCTAACGCAATTGCCAAAGTGGGGCAAGGCTTTATGGTAAGAGCACTTGGTGCGGGCACCAATCTGGTGTTTAACAATTCCATCCGCACGACGGACAGTACGGGCGCCAGTTTCTTTAGCAAACCGGCAGATTCTGCAACGAACCGATACTGGCTGCGTCTCATTACGCCAACCGGTTTGGTTAATACGATTGGTGTGGTTTATTACGAGGGCGGTTCCGCCAGTTTCGGAATGGACGATTCCGAAATGAATGTGGATGCATCCGACATGCTTTACAGTCTGGCAGACGATCGCCGCTTGCAGATCGAAGGACGCCCTGTTTTTGAAGATACCGAAAAAATTAATCTGGGCAGCCACCATTTTGCAGCGGGCAACTATACGTTAAGTCCGGGAGACAAAGAAGGCATTTTCGCAGGTTCCCAAAACATCTATCTAAAAGACAAGCAGACGGGCACCATTACCAATCTGAGTGAAGGCGATTATACGTTCGCAGCCAATGCAGGCGAAAGTACGGGCCGATTTGAAATTATTTATCAACCCGAAACTGTTTTAACAACCGATGCTGTTTCGAAAGAGAAGCTGGTCGTGTATCGCAACGCCGGAGATTTTGTGGTGGAGGCGAAAAATACAAAGATCACGGAAATAGAAGTATATGATACCAGTGGAAGGTTAGTGTATGCTGCTCAGCCGCACTCTGTACAAGCCCGTATAGACGCAGGTGCATTCAGCAACGGCATCTATATTCTACGCGTTAATCAGAATGGCGAGATCACCGCACGAAAAATTATTAAGTAAAATTCAGTGCTCTATAAAAGTCCCAATCTTTTCTGAAGGTTGGGGCTTTTCTGTCTATAATGATAAAGGATTGAGTGTTGGGTATAATTACGACGTTTTACTTATGTATCAGATAGTAAGCGATTTTTATTATTTCGGTATTCATAACTTAAAATGTATTTTATTATTCTTTATTAAAGTTCTTATTATTATTAACAATGTATAATTAATGCTTTTGTTTATTAAATTTCGCAACACGAAGAAGTGATATGTATTAAATATCATATTTTTTGAGATTTTTAACAAAAATATTACTAATTTTGTGCACGCTAAAAAAAATGTAAGATTTGTTTTTACTTTAGCGCTAAACACAAATGACATTCCGATAATGAGAAAAAAAACGCTTATTCCGCATGAATTGCACATAAAAGGGATTGTCCATCCTATTACACTTATACTTCTTATCGTTAATATGCTCTGCACCAAAGTGTGTCGGGAATATGCTCTGCACCAAAGTGTGTCGGGCTTTTTTCATGTCTGTTCAATATTTAAAATAAGGCGTGAAATTTCAAAATAGTGCACTTAGCAACGCTCATACTTCCATTTTAAATATTTCGAATCTTTCAACTCAAATTGAATTATAAGCCGACAAAAACTGCGTCTTTGATTTTAAAAAATAAACACAACATATGAAAAAAATTGACCTATTGATAAAAAAAGGTATAGATTTTCTGAAAAATTCAGCTACTGTACTTTTTGAAATTCCAAAAAAGACGAATAAAAATATTTTCTTAGCATTCGTATTATTAATTGCTTTTAATACGTCTGTATACTCACAGTGTAGTTATACAGCGTTGACAAATCCAAATCCTAAGGTTGGAGAGGACTATACTTTCTGTATTGATAATGTTAATACTATTGCAACACCCGCTGTCCACGCAGGTCAATATGTAGTTGTTAATGTCGTCCAAGGGTTTAATTATACATTTTCAGTGGGTGATATTTTTACTTCTCAGGAAAACTTAACACTCTTTAATGCAGAGAACAATTCAAATAATGGTCTTGGCACTACAAGCTACAACAGTGGAAATATCGGTGCTTATATTAATTGGACATCAACTTTTTCTGGAAAGGTAAAAATACAGCTTTCCCGCGCAAGTTGTGATAATACTATAAATGATCGAAATGGTAGTTTGACCCTTAAATTAAATAATATAGGGAATAAAAAGGATGACCAAACTCTAACCAATACAGATAAGTGGATAGGACATGTTTACAATTTAAGTTCTGGTACCGGGATTCCTCCTGGCGGAAATTCATCGGAAACACCAACGGCAAGTGATCCATTTGTAAACTCAAATTATGTTGGCTATTATTCTACTGCTAACGAAGAAATTAATGAAGGTTTTGGTGGAGATAATGCGTGTTTTTTAGTGACTTCTGCTGCGACTACAATCTACACTGAAAAATTTGCAGTTCGCTACCGGATGAATTCGAAAAGACCTGCAGGTTATTATTTCATAAATGTAACAGGCGATGATGGTGTGAGAGCTTATGTTGACGGTGTTTTGGTTGTTAATGAATGGAGAGAACAGGGCGCCACGTCTTACTGTGATAATTTAATATACTTGAACGGCAATAGCAACTTAATCCTCGACTATTACGAAAACGGTGGGCAAAATGTGGTTAAATTTACCTTGAAACCATTTGTTGAAAATAATAATCCTAATATAATTACAGGTTCAACTTCTTATAATTTATGTTCAGGGAGTTCGCCTGGGACCTTAAGTGCAAATCCGTATACACCGTCCTGTGGCGCAAACCCATCGAGACCAAACGTTGGATATCAATGGCAAACATCTTCTGATAATGTTTTATGGACCGACATAAATTCAGCGGGGAATTTACAGAACTATGACGTGCCAGCACTCAGTCCGCTCACAAATACCGTTCGTTATTACAGAAGACTTGTGAAATCAAGAGGTTCAAATGATGCTACCGGGGGTGTAGTAAGTAATATAATCACAGTAAATACAAACGCGGCCACTGTTGGAGGTGCTGTGAACGGTGGTACAACCATTTGTTCCGGAGTTTCCAGTGGAGTATTGACGTTATCTGGTCAAACGGGAAATGTAGTGAGATGGGAAAGCGCCCCAAATGCTTCAGGTCCATGGTCGCCAATCCCTAATACCAATTCCACATACATCTCTGGTCCTCTAACGCAGACTACTCTTTTTAGAGCCGTGGTACAAAATGGTGCTTGTGCGGTGGCAACTTCGTCATCCACAACTGTAACTGTTAATCCCGCTCCTTTGTTAACTACACAGCCAACGGCGCTAACCATTTGCGAAAATACTTCTGGTAGCTTTTCCGTAGTAACTTCGGCGACAAATCCAACTTATCAATGGCA encodes:
- a CDS encoding GEVED domain-containing protein, translated to MKNFYLLPLRVSLLLCVLFSSPLLLGQTRTEAAQLNKVSNRIDIRRLSNRTLQTLKSKDLNKVLVTSDSLPLDVMKSKREVLSRRNATSKTFVNEDDSFTSLIAAGPIHYRNNGKWEDIVTSIKKEKAGIYGYSNKANIMESYYGENSRTGIKSVIKEGELTEFLNTSMYWEKNGVAINKIANSGAPATLKADELYYKNIYGTISAEFKSLTGKRKLTYVIPDILALGKIPAEAEYLVFSEDIHLPQGWKYKLNGNVLLLEDTQDEPVFLYHAPVVFEEYLSSEKFQLTKDKPVHIEVKVKGNIITYLLKIKQSWLNDDSRIFPLAIDPSISAYPKNEVYSSGLCDSSGVGFDDIIQIGYWYNDEIDGYVRFDLSAIPAGSTITSTTSRLWRYNGQGVMSGSRNYIPGSSNLDPRHWLAYQNSGVFGYYYEDMFYSYTGNLSTANSTNFNTNNQFKDNIFSAAGRTNVQNGLADGYVNILFYPTGNAWTPINGAGNYGVFYGYSAATNRKPYLNITYTSACSTITSASSDRYINDVKFLGTLNPDTDQTSDYTSPGYKDYRAASAKAKQIPGGGINVFINTTGSASVRPSYIKAWVDWNKDGIYDPVTEKVFDSGSVLTVSTTFGYVVPLGTLAGNYNIRLRNYYYDYQYDNDGYYFGPCGPRANGETEDYSFDVIPDCAAKITGVTNGQRCGSGTVTLSATKSATATGFEWYSSEFGGSVLGTGNTYTTVALSEGTYTYYVSATNGTCISGKRTPVKAVVSPTPNITFSTSNPDICGNVASIIVTSSGDKQEVELFTETFESGLGKFTSNSLIDNGTTVNAATVWQNKSSTFIPTGAVWYPAINSGSNKFAFATSDVLPVSQPDYSINTALTYSSVVINTTGYLNLKLSFDGYYSYFGTSGEGLFVEVSTNGTTWFTARNFNSNIGIGTRFETKEVDLSAYINQPNLRLRFRYMAGWADGVAIDNIRLYGDKPLATNFTWSGDTGTIYNAADCVSAVPSGGAASVCVKPNSADLEVKENWNVNATANLSNGCSATATIIIPNNSKIWNTTATDWLTNNWKPNSSVPIADKCVIIKSPVNILSSTNAVAKNLRIESTGKLNIAANGSLTVTDGIINQATDADLVIASDGNLKQVTDVPASPNTGSATATRNIKFRNNARAEYNYLISPVVGQRLKTIYPGISYVLYHNEVNNMFGNSSGAYIPGRGLAVKEATMAGVSANNVDATFKGALANGIINFPMAYTDAAHGYNLVGNPYPSNINLQTFYTLNSGKISSTIYFWDNAANNVYQQQGSGYNGRAYAVLNASNGMGNAAGYLLSPQETLNTKVPNAIAKVGQGFMVRALGAGTNLVFNNSIRTTDSTGASFFSKPADSATNRYWLRLITPTGLVNTIGVVYYEGGSASFGMDDSEMNVDASDMLYSLADDRRLQIEGRPVFEDTEKINLGSHHFAAGNYTLSPGDKEGIFAGSQNIYLKDKQTGTITNLSEGDYTFAANAGESTGRFEIIYQPETVLTTDAVSKEKLVVYRNAGDFVVEAKNTKITEIEVYDTSGRLVYAAQPHSVQARIDAGAFSNGIYILRVNQNGEITARKIIK